From a single Lolium rigidum isolate FL_2022 chromosome 7, APGP_CSIRO_Lrig_0.1, whole genome shotgun sequence genomic region:
- the LOC124676001 gene encoding acyl carrier protein 4, chloroplastic-like encodes MATPSSAISAKFGRTAAPALSWKGSRISGQNLISMGTRTTSRRSLRLRVLCAAKPEMVTKVMDIVKQQLALKDDANLTADSKFTDLGADSLDTVEIVMALEEEFKITVEEDNAQSITTIQEAADLIDKLVGDEGKAA; translated from the exons ATGGCTACTCCATCGTCTGCCATCTCCGCCAAGTTTGGGCGCACGGCGGCGCCCGCCTTGAGTTGGAAG GGAAGCAGAATTTCAGGCCAGAACCTCATCTCCATGGGGACGAGGACGACGTCGAGAAGATCTCTTCGCCTCCGTGTCTTGTGTGCG GCCAAGCCGGAGATGGtgaccaaggtgatggacatcgtCAAGCAGCAGCTGGCCCTCAAAGACGACGCCAACCTGACAGCGGACTCCAAGTTCACCGACCTGGGCGCCGATTCCCTCGACACG GTCGAGATCGTGATGGCGCTGGAGGAGGAGTTCAAGATCACAGTGGAGGAGGACAACGCGCAGAGCATCACCACCATCCAGGAGGCGGCTGACCTCATCGACAAGCTGGTCGGCGACGAGGGGAAGGCCGCCTGA